From one Haloarcula sp. DT43 genomic stretch:
- a CDS encoding UPF0058 family protein: MKKQELIHLHSLLAQVQHHYEHEADATVEHDLYADLGVKPTSIHKSKTDHKEAVFALASELTGAMTEEADEPQALTAD, translated from the coding sequence ATGAAGAAGCAAGAACTCATTCACCTTCACAGTCTTCTCGCACAGGTACAGCACCACTACGAGCACGAAGCGGACGCCACCGTCGAACACGACCTGTACGCCGACCTGGGCGTCAAACCGACATCGATTCACAAGTCGAAGACGGACCACAAGGAGGCGGTGTTCGCCCTCGCTTCCGAACTGACCGGTGCCATGACCGAAGAAGCGGACGAGCCGCAGGCGCTGACCGCCGACTGA